The genomic stretch GGCTATAGATATCGACGATGACCTGACCCGCATCGGAAATATCGTTTTCTAAAATGAATAAGGCTTCCTCTTCTTCAGCCTGTTGTAAAGCTGCATTCTTAACGATCGTCTCACAAAAGATGGATGCTGTCTCTGCAAGGGGCATGGGATAATCGCTATTTAAAATCGATTCTTCTGCTAGACAAGCCCCGTGATAAGCATGACCCAATTCATGGGCTAAAGTGGTGACATCGCTAAAACTACCTGTAAAGTTCGATAAGATACGGCTTTCTTTAATTTCATGTAAATTGGAACAAAAAGCTCCACCGCGTTTTCCTTCTCTCGGTTCTGCATCAATCCACTGATGTGTAAACGCATGCTCGGCAAAATCGGCTAGACGGTCACTAAATTGGCGGAAATGAGTCACGATGAAATCCCTTGCCTCTTCATAGGTATACTTTTTGTCAACTTTACCGATTGGTGCAAATAAGTCGTAAAAGGGTAGACCATTTTGATGCCCTAATATTTCGGCTTTTTTGCGATAGAATCGATGGAAAGATGGTAGACTTTCGCGAATGGCGGTAAGCATTGCGTCTAAAATTTTCTGATCCATTCTAGAATCGATTAAGGTTTTTTCTAATGGTGATGTATAACCTCTCATTTTACTTTCAGTAATCACTTCACCTTTAATTCCGTTAAGACTTGCCGCTGAAGATTCTTCAATCTTTCTATAAGCTTTAAGTTCTGTTTCATAAGCTGTTTTTCGAACGGTAGGGTTCGCATCATAAGCCATATTTCTGACAACAGGCAAAGGGAGTTGTTTGTCTTCACCATCAATCGTAATGTCAACGAGTAAAGTAGAAGTTAATAATTCCTGCAATTTCGACCAAGCACTAGATCCCGTAT from Tepidibacillus fermentans encodes the following:
- a CDS encoding M3 family oligoendopeptidase yields the protein MEMRWNLDALYSSIDSEKLKRDFEATVQEIENIKKWAEIELDSLENAVKKIEDYLQMQISFLNQYSRLYHFAELTLSVEAKNEKALKTLEQLEELGTELKEPNVKFQKWLSQIPNLEKLISTSPTLEEHRFYLQELVEKSRYLLSDKEEVVLAKMKNTGSSAWSKLQELLTSTLLVDITIDGEDKQLPLPVVRNMAYDANPTVRKTAYETELKAYRKIEESSAASLNGIKGEVITESKMRGYTSPLEKTLIDSRMDQKILDAMLTAIRESLPSFHRFYRKKAEILGHQNGLPFYDLFAPIGKVDKKYTYEEARDFIVTHFRQFSDRLADFAEHAFTHQWIDAEPREGKRGGAFCSNLHEIKESRILSNFTGSFSDVTTLAHELGHAYHGACLAEESILNSDYPMPLAETASIFCETIVKNAALQQAEEEEALFILENDISDAGQVIVDIYSRFLFESEVFKRREEGSLSVDELKEVMLNAQKEAYGNGLDHQYLHPYMWVCKPHYYFADYNFYNFPYAFGLLFAKGLYAEYLKRGKEFVKEYDQLLSVTGKMKIADVTKTMGIDVTQVDFWRNSLKLIEQDIETFVNLT